The Hemibagrus wyckioides isolate EC202008001 linkage group LG25, SWU_Hwy_1.0, whole genome shotgun sequence genome has a segment encoding these proteins:
- the magl gene encoding uncharacterized protein magl isoform X4, which yields MEGDGTELTLEKERLTEEACLISTPHLVSLVLKPGEIGKCGRNQTNQQVTLSPITLTQSSTQESHTGSGIKVTLENESVWSRFHSLGTEMILTKQGRRMFPCCRFRLSGLDPQRKYFLVMDIMPLDDFTYKWNGKSWEPVAVDEPHVQGQICVHPESPALGQQWMDSPVSFYKVKLTNDSTDQDGCVLLRAMHRYLPRLRIVPFDPDSGGTIVLDSPKVKIFSFPQTEFYAVTSYQNPQITQLKIDCNPFAMAFREDSQSIRLLQDKLKPCSSVGSHFRSPFLSLARNLSGKRKEGAVKSTISTCIQNNRKRGLSAETETRKEGDGILTKMKNAILSSSNDTDCSENDRGNETGVYKCPAEPVLNEHVAPLEFETSVTVPLEEPLPSADEPVPPISSTENSKSSESFEHDVSSHIGCKDSDSPTESSMSAPSPQTPGQIKSAAASMPGPPFLNGSQVHERKPGHLFRLRRFQRRRKAKSKRWSKTKYTKPPPAVVPPSVPLHPDLEDVEGMLFVSFVAKEALNTPVENKKESESSMPSPSPTHGPSDNHEAEDGAGCFVSRTGKTNDPTKIKGWRDKFKTNTVQSATEGLKNSSAFCSEMLDAYLENEAQQISDRVAVFSKCSASPVSYQLPSKSSSYVVTLDSLLKARSASSKKDCSKPTDKIPPRSPLRGSPNTAVPLSSAGSHYRLRGNREREREFTPSFQAHQHAVSSLQSSKSRRFVSRGGMKKQPGRWNSSAETARHISSVQSPTIPVKVKNKVLLQEFEKEAMFDGKVRTHITTERAKFALTAVLNFKKSGKRPRYNMHHKNENACPEDFCCLGCVCDSLHREVRGPTHCRRVECMFECSCFKHKVLLLHPLRETASVQRGRKSAVMAFPIADPEREPRPPPAPSITTLWKRKTGEHDPEPIFIPAPPRSSKNVSHLHTSLNYSSNQVREEDKDPVYLYFESMMTCARVREYNSNPPPQIHMFPSKKEMTEDEELNEIAEASNLASSQITSETNPTESPAKPKPTKLLEILSECNWEPHRSLVLNTLFRRMNSNLLSEPFCFGMYKIQLLSTIIKGEDRSSTITYKVCISRADEKEMTDDLQPPVKKTMKKQRVKGVETKVSKTCETQAQRATEDTDSRRMSSALEEEQQKNLLSKRLLRSLPFLTHAATVGCLTAYKKKPGGPSHGLIKVNGKSYAKAKVLLGQLGALHPVNRFAAFVTGRLLPVGQTKDVGDVTKACPPKAPLKPSSQASAPEPNTTSKNKRSDISHMKAMKSVGPPPGKTPIVPDGTRFVLVPVTPSNSAAAPSAETVSSSTLPPGQQVVLQPVPGSNFLCQYNGQMIQLKPISTEPHVQPQPSSVSEGSTSQVLQTADNTCLPKDTRSLQMPLISTPLSKIVPKPLSEVSPKVLSLSAKSGMNIASGMSAFNLQSSFPGKTGTFSFRICPPNGGKPVRSEHGVKSPEPSADTSPTVLLPGGFTLIKLFHTAVPAVPANVTSAAFHPAEIPQNDESIRKSIVQSCSPSLEQNGQVSESISNPDLFETSNSGLSQSSMDLPSESIIKEESEEHFSESENTLSPSKYNWAPDGAVMVHTSDMDMDMDDWPPNGAERILWIDSADEEEDEIPPAVEASESKTTTTEANFSSCDEEPQVVNLCFNKKETPLIHNKDLPPKDDVCSKSAPADEQKLYLDSSISSSDQENDCDPFTNANITKQEPPFLIPIIKIDDNEPTQIFSGSHNSSEQVMFQEDCPSVHIKNEPNNTPCMDMAGNEPDMKDQGLLADNSTLRISRIETLNNQTAENTFLKHIPITEQRLDSTSNYIISTEIESCSDSPGRHTCTMPDIDKQHIVSKDILLPINKEEPCMNQPVTEFPQDLNKQGVGSKNSSQVLTHMEFYNNPAKPNSTAPLNAEDNHENADIAGNAPCSLLDHQTLVNSTPTAHPLNISKTTLTELSDDEDIVLDVVNISEDEAPFEFDKDKADSSGDGDGNSSVEEDSSYDSTSDSETTDDTMDMSTEDDDDDVESFEDDDGKSNEIHHKIRTAKLKKKIKHLTNLIRNSRDVPVHELEKRLNHTEKERLRRDEMRHAFAALKKALNVEERVRMCNHDILNQARLTISALKDRSQCLEERKKALLQRQSSYLRQIAELSEKSKARDKARLEKKCAQQKQLDSQKTQQTSVPGPLVNRRRVDSDGNRLPPRFGLWKAPNYIRKRSKKSLRQPPVLATEAVDESPDSPGNHTVGGPLVKPEELVRTVIAQNPTVLPPLCKTHQEKIVSTEKKPAEKRSLPKIVLQSFGKTDTVKLTNDIRTSRSSSTEVFKSAELLTDGNLDPQVQNKEMEKGSATGASNVMEKSLVEEHSNTESPAPSSEVTGIDVQNKTLSKLENKQASSAMVKVRKKRRQTEVVIEEALSNPDVLGPRKLRQRSPAVTGGATSGSAANKRKRII from the exons ATGGAGGGTGATGGAACTGAACTCACACTGGAAAAGGAGAGACTGACAGAAGAGGCATGTCTTATCTCCACTCCACACTTGGTGTCTCTGGTTTTGAAGCCAGGCGAAATTGGCAAGTGTGGCAGAAACCAGACAAACCAACAAGTTACTTTGTCCCCAATTACACTTACTCAAAGCTCAACCCAAGAAAGTCACACAGGCAGTGGCATTAAAGTTACTCTGGAGAATGAATCGGTTTGGAGTCGGTTTCACAGCTTGGGCACAGAGATGATCCTCACAAAGCAAGGCCGGCGGATGTTCCCCTGCTGTCGCTTTAGGCTGAGTGGATTAGATCCACAAAGGAAGTACTTTCTGGTTATGGATATCATGCCTTTAGATGATTTTACCTACAAATGGAATGGAAAGTCCTGGGAGCCTGTTGCAGTGGACGAGCCTCATGTGCAGGGACAGATATGTGTTCACCCAGAGTCGCCAGCCCTGGGCCAACAGTGGATGGATAGCCCTGTGTCCTTTTACAAAGTAAAGCTAACCAATGACTCCACGGACCAAGACGGCTGTGTGCTTTTGCGTGCAATGCACCGTTATCTACCACGGCTGCGTATTGTACCTTTCGATCCAGATTCAGGTGGGACTATTGTACTCGATAGTCCAAAAGTTAAGATATTTAGCTTCCCTCAAACAGAGTTTTATGCAGTTACCAGCTACCAGAACCCTCAGATCACTCAGCTTAAAATTGACTGTAACCCTTTTGCAATGGCCTTCAGAGAAGACAGCCAGAGTATTCGTTTGCTGCAAGACAAACTCAAGCCCTGCTCTTCTGTTGGATCACACTTTCGATCTCCTTTTCTAAGTTTGGCCCGGAATCTCAGTGGAAAAAGGAAAGAGGGTGCAGTAAAAAGCACCATCTCGACCTGTATTCAAAACAACAG aAAAAGAGGTCTTTCTGCAGAAACAGAAACTCGTAAAGAGGGAGACGGCATCTTGACTAAAATGAAAAATGCCATTTTAAGTAGTTCAAATGATACCGACTGCAGTGAAAATGACAGAGGAAATGAAACCGGGGTGTATAAATGTCCAGCGGAACCTGTGCTGAATGAGCATGTGGCACCTTTGGAATTTGAAACAAGTGTAACTGTGCCTTTAGAAGAACCCTTGCCAAGTGCTGATGAACCGGTTCCTCCCATAAGTAGCACTGAAAATTCTAAATCTTCTGAGTCTTTTGAGCATGATGTTAGTTCTCACATAGGCTGCAAAGACAGTGACTCACCTACAGAATCATCCATGTCTGCTCCGAGTCCTCAGACTCCAGGGCAAATAAAGTCTGCTGCTGCTTCCATGCCTGGACCACCTTTCCTTAATGGTAGTCAAGTACATGAGCGAAAACCAGGCCACCTGTTTAGACTTAGACGTTTTCAGAGGCGCAGGAAAGCTAAATCTAAACGGTGGTCTAAGACAAAGTATACAAAACCCCCTCCTGCAGTTGTGCCGCCTAGCGTTCCTTTGCACCCAGACCTTGAAGATGTGGAGGGAATGTTGTTTGTATCTTTTGTTGCAAAG GAAGCCTTAAATACTCCTGttgaaaacaaaaaggaaagtgAATCGTCTATGCCTTCACCATCTCCAACACATGGTCCGTCAGATAATCATGAAGCTGAAG ATGGAGCTGGATGTTTTGTGTCACGGACAGGGAAGACGAACGATCCCACGAAGATAAAAGGCTGGAGAGATAAATTTAAGACCAACACAGTACAGAGTGCAACTGAAG GTCTGAAAAACAGTTCAGCATTCTGCAGTGAAATGTTGGATGCATATCTTGAAAACGAGGCCCAGCAAATCAGCGACCGTGTTGCTGTGTTCTCTAAATGCTCTGCCTCACCAGTATCATACCAGCTACCTTCAAAAAGCAGCAGTTATGTGGTTACTCTGGATAGTCTACTCAAGGCTAGATCTGCCTCATCGAAGAAGGACTGCAGCAAACCGACGGACAAAATTCCGCCCAGATCTCCACTTAGAGGATCTCCGAACACTGCAGTACCTTTGTCTTCAGCAGGATCTCATTATAGATTACGAGgaaaccgagagagagagagagaatttacacCTTCATTTCAGGCACATCAACATGCAGTGTCTTCACTGCAATCCAGCAAATCCAGAAGATTCGTTTCTAGAGGTGGAATGAAGAAACAACCTGGCAGATGGAACTCCAGTGCAGAGACAGCAAGACATATCAGTAGTGTGCAGAGTCCCACGATCCCTGTAAAAGTCAAAAACAAGGTGTTGCTTCAAGAGTTCGAGAAAGAGGCAATGTTTGATGGTAAAGTtcgtacacacatcactactgaGAGAGCAAAATTTGCTCTTACCGCTGTGCTTAATTTCAAG AAATCAGGTAAAAGGCCTAGGTACAACATGCACCATAAAAATGAGAATGCGTGTCCTGAGGATTTCTGTTGTTTGGGCTGCGTGTGTGATAGCCTGCACAGGGAAGTCCGAGGGCCTACACACTGCCGGAGAGTTGAGTGCATGTTTGAATGCAGCTGTTTCAAACACAAGGTCCTTCTGCTCCACCCTTTAAGAGAGACAGCAAGTGTTCAGCGGGGAAGGAAGAGTGCAGTAATGGCTTTTC CTATCGCCGACCCAGAGAGGGAACCCAGACCACCACCTGCACCTAGTATCACCACCTTATGGAAAAGGAAAACAGGAGAACATGATCCTGAGCCAATATTTATTCCAGCTCCTCCACGTTCTTCTAAAAATGTGTCCCATTTACATACCAGTCTAAACTATTCCTCTAATCAG GTGCGGGAGGAAGATAAAGATCCTGTGTATCTGTATTTTGAGAGTATGATGACATGTGCTCGTGTGAGAGAGTACAACAGTAATCCACCACCTCAGATACACATGTTCCCCAGCAAAAAAGAAATGACAGAAGATGAAGAGCTT AATGAAATTGCAGAAGCATCTAATCTGGCTTCCTCTCAGATAACATCAG AAACAAATCCCACTGAGAGTCCAGCAAAGCCCAAGCCTACTAAACTGCTGGAAAtcctgtctgagtgtaactgggAGCCTCATCGGAGTTTGGTTTTGAACACGCTGTTCCGACGCATGAACAGCAACCTCCTGTCCGAGCCTTTCTGCTTTGGCATGTACAAAATACAGCTTCTTTCTACTATCATCAAAGGAGAAGACAGGTCCTCTACAATTACTTACAAGGTGTGCATCTCCCGGGCGGATGAAAAGGAGATGACTGATGACTTGCAGCCGCCAGTGAAGAAGACGATGAAAAAACAAAGAGTGAAAGGTGTTGAAACCAAAGTATCAAAAACCTGTGAAACACAAGCTCAGAGAG CAACAGAGGACACTGATTCTAGGAGAATGAGTAGTGCATTGGAGGAAgagcaacaaaaaaatctcCTCTCTAAGAGACTGTTAAGGTCTTTGCCCTTCCTTACCCATGCTGCAACTGTTGGTTGTCTCACGGCATATAAAAAGAAACCTGGAGGCCCTTCTCATGGTCTAATTAAG GTAAATGGCAAATCATATGCTAAAGCGAAAGTCCTTTTGGGCCAACTTGGAGCTTTACATCCAGTGAATCGCTTTGCAGCTTTCGTCACTGGCAGGCTACTGCCTGTAGGTCAGACTAAAGATGTAGGTGATGTCACCAAAGCTTGTCCTCCCAAAGCCCCTCTCAAGCCAAGTTCCCAAGCCAGTGCACCTGAGCCTAACACCACATCCAAAAACAAAAGATCAGACATTAGTCACATGAAAGCCATGAAAAGTGTGG GCCCACCCCCTGGCAAAACTCCCATTGTGCCTGATGGCACCAGATTTGTTCTTGTGCCAGTAACACCTTCCAACTCTGCAGCTGCTCCTTCAGCAGAAACTGTTTCTAGTTCCACCCTCCCACCTGGCCAGCAAGTGGTTCTGCAGCCTGTTCCAGGGTCAAACTTTTTATGTCAGTACAATGGCCAAATGATCCAACTAAAGCCCATCAGCACTGAGCCTCATGTTCAGCCACAGCCTAGTTCTGTCAGTGAAG GTAGCACTTCACAAGTTCTACAAACAGCAGACAACACATGCCTGCCAAAAGACACCAGATCTCTGCAGATGCCTTTGATCTCTACTCCTTTATCAAAAATTGTGCCCAAGCCTTTGTCGGAGGTTTCACCCAAAGTGCTCTCTCTGTCAGCAAAGAGTGGCATGAACATTGCCAGTGGCATGTCAGCCTTTAATTTACAGTCGAGTTTTCCAGGTAAAACAGGGACATTCTCTTTTCGAATATGCCCGCCTAATGGAGGGAAGCCTGTACGATCAGAGCATGGTGTTAAGTCTCCTGAACCCTCTGCTGACACTTCTCCTACTGTGCTACTTCCTGGAGGTTTCACCTTGATTAAACTCTTTCACACTGCTGTGCCAGCTGTTCCTGCAAATGTCACTTCGGCTGCTTTTCATCCAGCTGAAATCCCGCAGAATGATGAAAGTATTAGGAAATCTATCGTACAGAGTTGCTCCCCCAGCCTCGAACAAAATGGTCAAGTTTCAGAAAGCATTTCCAATCCAGATCTTTTTGAAACATCAAACTCCGGTTTAAGCCAGAGTAGCATGGACCTTCCCTCAGAAAGTATTATCAAAGAGGAGTCTGAGGAACACTTCTCTGAGTCAGAAAATACACTGTCGCCAAGCAAGTACAACTGGGCACCTGACGGTGCTGTGATGGTACACACAAGTGATATGGATATGGATATGGATGATTGGCCACCCAATGGAGCAGAGCGAATTTTGTGGATAGACTCTGCcgatgaagaggaggatgaaATCCCACCTGCAGTGGAAGCCAGTGAGTCAAAGACCACAACAACAGAAGCTAACTTTAGTAGCTGTGATGAAGAGCCTCAAGTAGTTAatctgtgttttaataaaaaagagaCTCCCCTCATTCACAACAAGGATTTGCCACCTAAAGATGATGTGTGTTCTAAAAGCGCTCCTGCTGATGAACAGAAACTTTATCTTGATTCTAGCATATCCAGTAGTGACCAAGAAAATGACTGTGATCCATTCACAAATGCAAATATTACCAAACAAGAGCCACCGTTCTTAATTCCCATTATAAAAATTGACGATAATGAACCAACACAGATATTCTCTGGCTCCCATAATAGCAGTGAACAAGTTATGTTTCAAGAAGATTGTCCTTCAGTTCACATTAAAAATGAGCCAAATAACACACCATGTATGGACATGGCTGGTAATGAGCCTGACATGAAGGACCAAGGGCTTCTAGCTGATAATAGCACTTTACGTATCAGTAGAATAGAAACTTTAAACAATCAAACAGCAGAGAATACATTTCTCAAACACATTCCTATCACGGAACAAAGGCTTGACTCTACTAGTAATTACATTATATCTACAGAAATAGAATCATGCAGTGACTCACCAGGGAGACACACATGCACCATGCCTGATATTGATAAACAGCATATTGTCTCAAAAGATATTTTACTACCTATCAATAAAGAGGAACCCTGTATGAATCAGCCAGTGACAGAATTTCCACAAGACCTAAATAAGCAGGGTGTGGGCTCTAAAAATAGTTCACAAGTCCTCACTCATATGGAGTTTTATAATAATCCAGCCAAGCCCAACTCCACAGCTCCACTGAATGCTGAAGACAATCATGAGAATGCTGACATTGCTGGTAATGCTCCATGCTCTTTACTGGATCATCAGACACTTGTGAACTCCACGCCTACAGCACATCCGCTAAACATATCTAAGACCACACTGACAGAGCTGTCTGATGACGAAGACATTGTTCTGGATGTGGTGAACATAAGTGAAGATGAAGCTCCatttgagtttgacaaagaTAAGGCCGATTCAAGTGGCGATGGTGATGGGAACTCTAGTGTTGAAGAGGATTCCAGTTATGACTCCACTAGTGACAGTGAAACTACAGATGACACT ATGGACATGTCgactgaagatgatgatgatgacgttgAGTCGTTTGAGGACGATGACGGCAAAAG CAATGAGATTCACCATAAAATCAGAACAgctaaattgaaaaaaaag aTTAAGCATCTCACAAACCTTATAAGGAATTCAAGAGATGTGCCAGTGCATGAGCTAGAAAAACGTCTGAATCACACTGAAAAAGAGCGTCTTCGCAGAGATGAAATGCGTCATGCCTTCGCTGCGCTGAAAAAAGCACTGAACGTTGAGGAACGAGTCCGAATGTGCAACCACGACATTCTAAATCAG GCTCGACTCACGATTTCGGCTCTCAAGGACCGGAGCCAGTGCTtagaggaaaggaaaaaagccCTACTTCAGAGACAGTCTTCCTATCTCCGCCAGATTGCAGAACTATCTG AAAAGAGCAAGGCCAGAGACAAGGCACGTTTGGAGAAAAAATGTGCACAGCAAAAGCAGCTCGACTCCCAAAAAACTCAGCAGACATCAGTTCCAGGACCTCTAGTAAACCGTCGACGGGTAGACAGTGATGGCAACAGACTCCCACCACGTTTTGGACTCTGGAAAGCCCCTAATTATATACGCAAAAGATCCAAAAAGTCCTTGCGGCAGCCTCCTGTTCTTGCCACAG AGGCTGTGGACGAAAGTCCTGATTCACCAGGCAATCACACCGTGGGTGGACCTTTGGTTAAACCAG AGGAGTTGGTGCGGACAGTTATCGCACAGAACCCCACTGTCCTACCTCCATtatgcaaaacccatcaagagAAAATTGTCTCAACAGAGAAGAAGCCAGCAG AAAAACGATCATTGCCAAAGATTGTGTTGCAGTCCTTCGGCAAGACTGACACCGTAAAGCTCACAAATGACATAAGAACATCTCGATCAAGTTCTACCGAAGTCTTTAAATCCGCTGAACTGCTAACAGATGGTAATTTAGATCCGCAAGTCCAAAAcaaagaaatggaaaaaggCAGTGCAACAGGAGCCTCAAATGTGATGGAGAAGTCTCTAGTGGAAGAACACTCGAACACAGAGAGCCCAGCTCCGTCATCAGAAGTCACTGGAATTGATGTCCAAAATAAAACTTTGTCCAAGTTAGAGAACAAACAAGCCTCTTCAGCTATGGTaaaagtgaggaaaaaaagaagacagacTGAAGTAGTCATAGAAGAGGCCTTATCCAACCCTGATGTCTTAGGACCCAGGAAACTGAGGCAAAGATCCCCTGCAGTTACTGGAGGGGCCACAAGTGGAAGTGCAGCAAATAAAAGAAAGAGGATTATTTAG